From a region of the Desulfuromonas sp. KJ2020 genome:
- a CDS encoding efflux RND transporter periplasmic adaptor subunit: MMKKRLLGMLILLVVLAAALLLVARKKMELAEAPRPTLQPTVIRTAVSERGDLTRTRTYLGRVEAWQSADISSRLTSVVAEVKVREGERVRQGEVLLRLDDTELRRALQGAAARVANAREQAEAVAAKISSLRQSLAFWKKEEERDRTLASAGAIAPAQAEATADRLNQVRGELEATLQSLQAARSLVESQRQQQQEAAARLAYAEIRSPFDGLVARRLVDPGDLAAPGQRLLEIEDHSRLQIRFDIPQKDVHLVEKERQVIVEEDGQSHALAISRLYPTVNPDQTLTMEAELPAVTSWRPGAYVPVSTVVERAADVILVPEDSLIPSPEGGLAVFVVEEGVTRPLPVQLLLSEAGLAAVSGLDEGVTVVLSTYLGWNRLAGGEAVEVRP; encoded by the coding sequence ATGATGAAGAAACGCCTTCTGGGAATGCTGATCCTGCTCGTCGTGCTGGCCGCGGCCCTGTTGCTGGTCGCGCGCAAAAAAATGGAGCTGGCCGAGGCGCCACGTCCCACCCTGCAGCCGACGGTGATCCGTACGGCTGTAAGCGAGCGGGGTGACCTGACCCGCACGCGCACCTACCTGGGCCGAGTGGAAGCCTGGCAGAGCGCCGACATTTCGAGCCGGCTCACCTCGGTGGTCGCCGAGGTTAAAGTGCGGGAAGGCGAAAGGGTTCGACAGGGCGAGGTACTGCTGCGCCTCGACGACACCGAGCTGCGCCGGGCGTTGCAGGGAGCGGCTGCCCGGGTGGCCAATGCCCGTGAGCAGGCCGAGGCGGTGGCGGCCAAGATAAGCAGCCTGCGGCAGAGTCTGGCTTTCTGGAAGAAGGAAGAGGAACGGGACCGCACCCTGGCCTCGGCCGGTGCCATCGCCCCGGCCCAGGCCGAGGCCACGGCCGACCGCCTGAATCAGGTGCGCGGCGAGCTGGAGGCGACCCTGCAGTCGCTGCAGGCCGCCCGCAGCCTGGTGGAATCCCAGCGGCAGCAGCAGCAGGAGGCGGCAGCGCGCCTGGCCTACGCGGAAATTCGCAGCCCCTTTGACGGCCTGGTCGCCCGCCGCCTGGTCGACCCCGGCGATTTGGCGGCGCCGGGCCAGCGCCTGCTGGAAATTGAGGACCACAGCCGGCTGCAGATACGTTTCGACATACCCCAAAAGGATGTGCACCTGGTCGAAAAGGAGCGTCAGGTCATCGTTGAGGAAGACGGGCAGAGTCACGCCCTGGCCATCTCCCGCCTGTATCCCACCGTCAATCCCGACCAGACCCTGACCATGGAGGCGGAGCTGCCGGCTGTGACCTCCTGGCGACCCGGAGCCTATGTCCCCGTGTCCACGGTGGTGGAGCGGGCGGCGGATGTCATCCTGGTGCCGGAAGATAGCCTGATCCCGTCGCCGGAAGGGGGGCTGGCGGTTTTCGTCGTCGAGGAGGGCGTTACCCGTCCCCTTCCGGTGCAGCTGCTGCTGTCGGAGGCCGGGCTGGCGGCGGTAAGCGGCCTCGATGAAGGGGTCACGGTAGTGCTCAGCACCTATCTGGGCTGGAATCGCCTCGCCGGCGGGGAAGCCGTGGAGGTTAGGCCATGA
- a CDS encoding 4Fe-4S binding protein — translation MNKFEAGKKVTFWRALVQWGFLAWIIAIGIRFGLFVRHFESGGAAPYVSRPPGVEGFLPIGALVSLKHWLVNGFVHDVHPAALVLFLTFLVMSLLAKKSFCSWLCPVGTLSEGAWKLGCRLFGRTFQPWRWLDTLLRSLKYLLLFFFAKIILLDMPARALGAFMDAPYWAVSDVKMLRFFTHMSLTALVVSLVLAGLSLLYQNFWCRYLCPYGALMGLASLLSPFKIRRNPERCTACGACSRACPAWLPVQHKATVRSPECTGCLTCVEACPERALAMAPPAVSTTFPRWVFPVLALSLYGGGVLLGMATGHWETSLTTQHYQQLIPLVPYLGH, via the coding sequence ATGAACAAGTTTGAGGCAGGGAAAAAAGTGACCTTCTGGCGCGCCCTCGTCCAGTGGGGCTTTCTGGCCTGGATTATCGCCATCGGTATTCGCTTTGGCCTCTTTGTGCGCCATTTTGAGTCAGGCGGTGCCGCCCCCTACGTTTCACGCCCCCCGGGCGTGGAGGGCTTTCTTCCCATCGGCGCCCTGGTCAGCCTCAAGCACTGGCTGGTCAACGGTTTTGTTCATGACGTGCATCCGGCGGCCCTGGTCCTTTTTCTGACCTTTCTGGTCATGAGCCTGCTGGCCAAGAAATCCTTCTGTTCCTGGCTCTGTCCGGTGGGCACCCTGTCGGAAGGGGCCTGGAAGCTGGGCTGCCGTCTTTTCGGCCGCACCTTCCAGCCCTGGCGCTGGCTCGATACGCTGCTGCGCTCCCTCAAATATCTCCTGCTCTTTTTCTTCGCCAAGATCATCCTGCTCGATATGCCGGCCCGCGCCCTGGGGGCCTTCATGGATGCGCCCTACTGGGCGGTGAGCGACGTCAAGATGCTGCGCTTCTTCACTCACATGAGCCTGACGGCCCTGGTCGTCAGCCTCGTGCTCGCCGGGTTGTCGCTCCTCTACCAGAATTTCTGGTGCCGCTACCTCTGCCCCTATGGCGCCCTCATGGGCTTGGCCAGTCTGCTCAGCCCCTTCAAGATTCGCCGTAACCCGGAGCGATGCACCGCCTGCGGTGCCTGCAGTCGTGCCTGTCCGGCCTGGCTCCCCGTGCAGCACAAGGCAACGGTGCGCAGTCCCGAGTGCACCGGCTGCCTGACCTGCGTCGAGGCCTGCCCCGAGCGCGCCCTGGCCATGGCGCCACCAGCCGTCTCCACGACTTTTCCCCGCTGGGTTTTCCCGGTCCTCGCCCTCTCCCTCTATGGCGGCGGTGTTCTGCTCGGCATGGCGACAGGGCATTGGGAAACCTCGCTGACCACTCAGCATTACCAGCAGCTGATCCCCTTGGTCCCCTATCTGGGGCATTAA
- a CDS encoding BCCT family transporter gives MDEKGEDKGWFHLDVHPWVFFTSAGLIVLFVALTLIFGANVDDFFANLQSLIGTYAGWFFVWTMNIILVYVVSLLLGRFSGIRLGGAEAVPEFTTLGWFSMLFSAGMGIGLLFYGVAEPMFHFIASPLVEPGTAEAARVGMDLTFLHWGLHPWAIYAIVGLSLAFFAFNKGLPLSIRSVFYPLFGERIYGPIGNVIDIMATVATLFGVATSLGLGVQQVNAGLNHLFGVPQSITVQMILIACITAVATWSVVRGINSGIKLLSEINVYLAAGLMLFVLLLGPTLFIMKALMENIGFYLQNLPQLATWNETYEATDWQQAWTIFYWGWWISWSPFVGMFIARVSYGRTVGEFIKGVLLIPTFITFVWITVFGNSAINIEMFGAGDIAKAVQENVPVSLFKLLEHYPLQSVTSMLAIVVVVTFFVTSSDSGSLVIDIITAGGNPEPPLIQRIFWAVLEGLVAAVLLFGGGLVALQTAAITTGLPFSVILLGMCVALHKGLAEYKEGQGFELSIEGVRTREFKTRPTAKLPTFGRRRFW, from the coding sequence ATGGACGAAAAAGGGGAGGATAAAGGCTGGTTTCATCTGGATGTCCACCCGTGGGTGTTTTTCACCTCGGCCGGGCTCATCGTTCTATTTGTCGCGCTGACCTTGATTTTCGGAGCCAATGTCGACGATTTTTTCGCCAATCTGCAGTCCTTGATCGGCACCTATGCCGGCTGGTTTTTTGTCTGGACCATGAACATTATTCTGGTCTATGTCGTCTCTCTGCTGTTGGGGCGCTTCTCCGGCATCCGCCTCGGGGGGGCAGAAGCGGTTCCCGAGTTTACCACCCTGGGCTGGTTTTCCATGCTGTTCTCGGCCGGGATGGGGATCGGTCTGCTCTTTTACGGAGTGGCCGAACCGATGTTCCATTTCATCGCCTCGCCCCTGGTAGAACCGGGGACGGCCGAGGCGGCCCGGGTCGGGATGGACCTGACCTTTCTCCACTGGGGCCTTCATCCTTGGGCCATCTACGCCATCGTCGGTCTTTCCCTGGCCTTCTTCGCCTTTAACAAAGGGCTGCCCCTATCGATCCGTTCGGTCTTCTACCCGTTGTTCGGGGAGCGGATTTACGGGCCCATCGGCAATGTCATCGATATCATGGCCACGGTGGCGACCCTGTTCGGCGTGGCCACTTCTCTCGGGCTCGGCGTTCAGCAGGTCAACGCCGGCCTCAATCATCTTTTCGGCGTTCCCCAGTCGATTACGGTGCAGATGATACTCATTGCCTGCATTACGGCCGTAGCCACCTGGTCTGTGGTGCGCGGCATCAATAGCGGCATCAAGCTGCTCAGCGAGATCAACGTCTACCTTGCCGCCGGCCTGATGCTCTTTGTCCTGCTGCTGGGGCCGACTTTGTTCATCATGAAAGCTCTAATGGAGAATATCGGGTTTTACCTGCAGAACCTGCCGCAGCTGGCCACCTGGAACGAGACCTACGAGGCCACCGACTGGCAGCAGGCCTGGACGATTTTCTACTGGGGCTGGTGGATTTCCTGGTCGCCTTTTGTCGGCATGTTCATCGCCCGGGTTTCCTACGGCCGTACGGTGGGCGAGTTTATTAAAGGGGTCCTGCTGATTCCCACCTTCATCACCTTCGTGTGGATCACGGTTTTCGGCAACAGCGCCATCAATATCGAGATGTTCGGGGCCGGCGATATTGCCAAGGCGGTGCAGGAAAATGTCCCGGTCTCCCTGTTCAAGCTGCTGGAGCACTACCCCCTGCAGTCGGTGACCTCCATGCTGGCCATCGTCGTGGTTGTTACCTTTTTTGTCACCTCCTCCGATTCGGGTTCCTTGGTCATCGACATCATCACGGCGGGGGGCAATCCCGAGCCGCCGCTGATCCAGCGCATATTCTGGGCGGTCCTTGAAGGCCTGGTCGCAGCGGTGCTCCTTTTCGGCGGTGGTCTGGTTGCTTTGCAGACGGCAGCCATCACCACCGGTCTGCCATTTTCGGTGATTCTGTTGGGCATGTGCGTCGCCCTGCACAAGGGACTGGCGGAATACAAGGAAGGCCAGGGATTCGAACTGTCCATCGAAGGGGTGCGGACACGGGAGTTCAAGACCCGGCCGACGGCCAAATTGCCCACCTTCGGCCGGCGGCGGTTCTGGTAG
- a CDS encoding MarR family winged helix-turn-helix transcriptional regulator — protein MPYFNPADSIGFHCSLTFKAFRQALEKRLQGTGISPVHVLALAHLMALGPLSQNELGDKLFITAASTARLVDRMERDGWVERQPDSRDRRVNRLIITEKAHSMWAEISFYARDVLEQASQGIESAEIARAIAVLTRVRHNLESSGS, from the coding sequence ATGCCATACTTTAATCCGGCCGACAGCATCGGCTTCCATTGCTCCCTCACCTTCAAGGCCTTTCGCCAGGCCCTGGAGAAACGCCTGCAGGGCACCGGCATCAGCCCGGTCCATGTTCTCGCTCTTGCTCACCTGATGGCGCTGGGCCCCCTTTCCCAGAATGAACTGGGCGACAAGCTCTTTATCACCGCCGCCTCCACCGCCCGTCTCGTCGACCGCATGGAGCGCGACGGTTGGGTGGAGCGTCAGCCCGATTCCAGGGACCGCCGGGTCAATCGCCTGATCATCACGGAAAAAGCGCACTCCATGTGGGCGGAAATTTCATTTTACGCCCGCGACGTGCTGGAACAGGCCAGTCAAGGGATCGAGAGCGCTGAAATCGCCCGGGCCATCGCAGTGCTCACCCGCGTACGTCATAATCTCGAAAGTTCGGGGAGTTGA
- a CDS encoding YqaA family protein gives MALSCLMLFAASFLAATILPFSSEVILFALLREGYPPLVLLATATLGNTLGSFANYGLGRWLLHYRDRRWFYFSEEQIGKGQRWFQRTGFWVLLLAWLPVVGDALTLVAGVMKVRVWLFLLLVALGKGLRYLSILTLSSWWPM, from the coding sequence ATGGCCCTGTCCTGCCTGATGCTCTTTGCCGCTTCCTTTCTGGCGGCGACCATTCTGCCCTTTTCTTCCGAGGTGATCCTTTTCGCCCTGCTGCGCGAAGGTTATCCCCCCCTGGTGCTGCTGGCGACGGCGACCCTGGGCAATACCCTGGGTTCCTTCGCCAACTATGGGCTGGGGCGCTGGCTGCTGCACTACCGCGACCGCCGCTGGTTCTACTTCAGCGAAGAACAGATCGGCAAAGGCCAGCGCTGGTTTCAGCGCACTGGTTTCTGGGTGTTGCTGCTGGCCTGGCTGCCGGTGGTGGGGGACGCCCTGACGCTGGTGGCGGGGGTGATGAAGGTGCGCGTCTGGCTTTTTTTGCTGCTGGTGGCCCTTGGCAAGGGGCTGCGCTACCTGTCCATCCTCACCCTCTCTTCCTGGTGGCCGATGTAA
- a CDS encoding serine protease, with translation MLGNVFQKFSGGCMMVFRRQGEVVQFLGTAFLVHEEGYLLSVSHILPEEGQLMVVPGEVGSEFAPISQETVTSIPVKVVRRSLERDIALLKMDQHIGIRMPDHFIGTATSSLIGNSVMALGFAFGHQALHNLVAMNAVVSAKVISNNQTRILLFDSMIHHGDRGGPLVSVEDGLIIGIINGRFDPQEASKEYTDGRNTVETNTNISYAVAIDYGVDLMEKEGLKPH, from the coding sequence ATGCTCGGCAACGTCTTTCAGAAATTCAGCGGCGGCTGCATGATGGTCTTTCGGCGCCAGGGGGAGGTCGTCCAGTTTCTCGGCACCGCTTTTCTCGTGCATGAGGAGGGTTATCTTCTGTCGGTTTCCCATATTCTGCCCGAGGAAGGGCAATTGATGGTCGTGCCGGGGGAAGTCGGCAGTGAATTCGCTCCCATCAGTCAGGAGACCGTGACCTCCATCCCGGTGAAAGTCGTTCGACGCAGCCTCGAACGGGATATCGCCCTGCTCAAAATGGATCAGCACATCGGTATCCGCATGCCGGATCATTTTATCGGCACCGCGACAAGCTCGCTGATCGGCAATAGTGTCATGGCCTTAGGCTTCGCCTTCGGCCACCAGGCTCTCCATAATCTGGTGGCGATGAACGCCGTGGTGAGCGCCAAGGTGATCTCCAACAACCAGACCCGGATTCTGCTGTTCGACAGCATGATTCATCACGGTGACCGGGGCGGGCCTTTGGTGAGTGTCGAAGACGGGCTGATCATCGGGATCATCAACGGCCGCTTCGACCCTCAGGAGGCCTCCAAAGAGTACACGGATGGGCGCAATACAGTGGAGACGAACACCAACATATCCTACGCCGTGGCCATTGATTACGGAGTCGACCTGATGGAGAAAGAGGGTCTCAAGCCGCACTGA
- a CDS encoding YqaE/Pmp3 family membrane protein codes for MDLIRILIAILLPPLGVFLQVGIGAQFWINILLTLLGYIPGIVHAVWIIAKR; via the coding sequence ATGGATCTTATACGCATTCTCATCGCTATTTTGCTGCCTCCCCTCGGGGTCTTTCTGCAAGTGGGCATCGGGGCACAATTCTGGATCAATATCCTGCTGACCCTGCTCGGCTACATACCGGGCATCGTGCATGCCGTCTGGATCATTGCCAAGCGCTAG
- a CDS encoding efflux RND transporter permease subunit has product MARFFIDRPIFAWVIAIIIMLAGLLAIKVLPVSQYPSIAPPQISINAVYPGASAQTVQDTVTQIIEQKMNGIDNLIYMASNSDSAGLGTVTLTFKAGTDPNLAQVQVQNKLQLATPLLPEVVQRQGISVVKSTRNFLLIVGLVSEDGSMTRYDLADYAVSNIQDILSRLEGVGEVQLFGSQNAMRIWLNPTKLTNYKLIPADVVTALQAQNAQVSAGQFGGLPAVAGQQLNATITARTLLQTPAQFEAIVLRTNADGSTVRLKDVAEVAIGTENYDILARYKGSPAAGLGIKLAAGANALDTAERIKEKMVELSRFFPQGMKVVYPYDTTPFVKISIEEVVRTLIEAVFLVFVVMFLFLQNIRATLIPTIAVPVVLLGTFGVLAAAGFSINTLTMFAMVLAIGLLVDDAIVVVENVERIMTEEGLPPREATIKSMDQIIGALVGIALVLSAVFVPMAFFSGSTGVIYRQFSITIVSAMVLSVLVAVILTPALCATLLKPVAKGHLAADHGWFKGFFRWFNKWFDRSNHMYQSLVGRMLQRTGRFMVIYGLIVLVMAWLFLRMPTAFLPEEDQGFIMVQLQLPAGATQARTMEVIKQVEHHFLEKEGEAIDSLMTVAGFSFAGRGQNMGIAFIRLKDWELRQDRALKAPAIAGRAMGAFSQIKDAMVFAFVPPAVMELGNANGFDFQLQDRGGLGHDQLMAARNQLLGMAMQSPNLVAVRPNGQDDTPQYKLDVDDVRAGALGIPLAQANSLLATAWGSSYVNDFIQNGRVKRVYVQGAPQYRMLPEDIGRWYARNNRGEMVPFSAFSTAHWQYGSPRLERYNGMPSIQIMGQAAPGVSSGEAMAQMEELAAQLPAGIGYEWTGLSYEERLAGAQAPALYAISLLVVFLCLAALYESWAVPFSVMLVVPLGIIGAVMAATSRGYSNDVYFQIAILTTIGLSSKNAILIVEFAKEQMERGMGLIEATLEGARLRLRPILMTSLAFFFGVLPLALNTGAGSGAQNAMGTAVNGAMVTATVLAIFFVPVFFVTIRRLFKAKPAPTKEGH; this is encoded by the coding sequence ATGGCCCGATTCTTCATAGACCGACCCATATTTGCTTGGGTCATTGCGATTATCATCATGCTGGCCGGCCTGCTGGCGATCAAGGTGCTGCCGGTTTCCCAGTATCCTTCCATCGCGCCGCCGCAGATATCCATCAACGCCGTCTACCCGGGAGCCTCAGCCCAGACGGTGCAGGATACGGTTACCCAGATCATCGAACAGAAGATGAACGGGATCGACAACCTGATCTACATGGCGTCCAACAGCGACTCGGCCGGCCTGGGAACGGTGACGCTGACCTTCAAGGCCGGCACCGACCCCAATCTGGCCCAGGTGCAGGTTCAGAACAAGCTGCAGCTGGCGACACCTCTGCTGCCCGAAGTGGTCCAGCGCCAGGGTATCTCCGTCGTCAAGTCGACGCGCAACTTTCTGCTGATTGTCGGCCTGGTCTCGGAGGATGGCTCCATGACCCGCTACGACCTCGCCGACTATGCCGTCTCCAATATCCAGGATATTCTCAGCCGCCTCGAAGGGGTGGGCGAGGTGCAGCTCTTCGGCTCCCAGAACGCCATGCGCATCTGGCTCAACCCGACCAAGCTGACCAATTACAAGCTGATCCCGGCCGATGTGGTGACGGCGCTGCAGGCGCAGAACGCTCAGGTATCCGCCGGCCAGTTTGGCGGCTTGCCGGCCGTGGCGGGGCAGCAGCTCAATGCCACCATAACGGCCAGAACCCTGCTGCAGACGCCGGCGCAGTTTGAGGCCATTGTGCTGCGGACCAACGCCGACGGCTCCACCGTCCGCCTGAAGGACGTAGCCGAGGTGGCCATCGGCACCGAAAACTACGACATACTGGCCCGCTACAAAGGAAGCCCGGCCGCCGGTCTGGGGATCAAGCTGGCTGCCGGGGCCAATGCCCTCGATACGGCCGAACGCATCAAAGAGAAGATGGTGGAGCTGTCCAGATTCTTCCCGCAGGGGATGAAGGTCGTCTATCCCTACGACACCACCCCCTTCGTCAAGATATCCATAGAAGAGGTGGTGCGAACTCTCATCGAGGCCGTCTTCCTGGTCTTCGTCGTCATGTTTCTGTTTCTGCAGAACATCCGCGCCACCCTCATTCCCACCATCGCCGTGCCGGTGGTGCTCCTCGGCACCTTCGGTGTGCTGGCGGCCGCGGGTTTCTCCATCAACACGCTGACCATGTTCGCCATGGTGCTGGCCATCGGTCTGCTGGTGGACGACGCCATCGTCGTGGTGGAGAACGTCGAGCGCATCATGACGGAGGAGGGCCTGCCGCCGCGCGAGGCGACTATCAAGTCCATGGACCAGATCATCGGCGCCCTGGTCGGCATCGCCCTTGTCCTGTCGGCGGTTTTTGTCCCCATGGCCTTTTTCAGTGGCTCCACCGGGGTCATCTACCGGCAGTTTTCTATCACCATCGTCTCGGCCATGGTGCTGTCGGTGCTGGTGGCCGTTATCCTGACCCCGGCCCTCTGCGCTACCCTGCTCAAACCGGTGGCCAAGGGGCATTTGGCGGCGGATCACGGCTGGTTCAAAGGATTCTTCCGCTGGTTCAACAAATGGTTCGACCGCAGCAACCATATGTATCAATCCCTGGTCGGCCGCATGCTGCAGCGCACCGGCCGATTCATGGTGATCTACGGGCTCATCGTCCTGGTCATGGCCTGGCTCTTCCTGCGTATGCCCACGGCTTTTTTGCCGGAGGAAGATCAGGGTTTCATCATGGTGCAGCTTCAGCTGCCGGCCGGGGCCACTCAGGCCAGAACCATGGAGGTGATCAAGCAGGTCGAGCATCATTTTCTGGAAAAGGAGGGGGAAGCGATCGATTCCCTCATGACGGTGGCCGGCTTCAGTTTCGCCGGTCGCGGCCAGAACATGGGGATCGCCTTTATCCGTCTGAAAGACTGGGAGCTGCGCCAGGACCGTGCCCTTAAGGCCCCGGCGATTGCCGGGCGGGCCATGGGGGCCTTCAGTCAGATCAAAGACGCCATGGTCTTCGCCTTTGTGCCGCCGGCGGTGATGGAGCTGGGCAACGCTAACGGCTTCGACTTCCAGTTGCAGGACCGCGGCGGTCTCGGCCATGACCAACTCATGGCCGCCCGCAACCAGCTGCTGGGCATGGCGATGCAGAGCCCTAACCTGGTGGCGGTGCGCCCCAACGGCCAGGACGATACCCCCCAGTACAAGCTGGATGTGGATGATGTGCGCGCCGGCGCCCTGGGGATCCCTCTGGCCCAGGCCAACAGCCTGCTGGCCACAGCCTGGGGCAGTAGCTATGTCAATGACTTTATCCAGAATGGCCGGGTCAAAAGGGTCTACGTTCAGGGGGCCCCCCAGTATCGTATGCTCCCCGAGGATATCGGCCGCTGGTATGCCCGCAACAACCGCGGCGAGATGGTGCCCTTCTCGGCCTTTTCTACGGCCCACTGGCAGTATGGCTCGCCGCGCCTGGAGCGTTACAACGGGATGCCCTCCATCCAGATCATGGGGCAGGCGGCTCCAGGCGTGAGTTCGGGGGAGGCCATGGCCCAGATGGAAGAGCTGGCGGCGCAGCTGCCTGCGGGCATCGGCTACGAATGGACCGGCCTCTCTTACGAGGAAAGGCTGGCCGGCGCCCAGGCCCCGGCCCTCTACGCCATCTCCCTGCTGGTGGTCTTTCTCTGTCTGGCGGCTCTTTACGAGAGTTGGGCGGTGCCCTTTTCCGTTATGCTGGTCGTACCCCTGGGGATCATTGGCGCCGTCATGGCCGCCACATCCCGGGGCTACTCCAATGACGTCTATTTCCAGATCGCCATTTTGACCACCATCGGTCTGTCGTCCAAAAATGCCATCCTCATCGTCGAGTTTGCCAAGGAGCAGATGGAGCGGGGCATGGGCCTGATCGAGGCGACCCTGGAAGGCGCCCGTTTGCGCCTGCGCCCCATCCTGATGACCTCGCTGGCCTTCTTCTTCGGTGTGCTGCCCCTGGCGCTCAACACGGGGGCGGGCTCGGGTGCCCAGAACGCCATGGGTACCGCTGTAAACGGCGCCATGGTCACCGCCACGGTGCTGGCGATATTTTTCGTACCGGTCTTTTTTGTCACCATCCGCCGACTTTTCAAGGCCAAGCCTGCGCCAACCAAGGAGGGCCACTGA
- a CDS encoding efflux transporter outer membrane subunit — protein sequence MHRMAICLLLTVLLLSGCTLAPHYSRPEAPVPASWAADPAAEAGDAQAAPAYELSWQDFFVDENLKELIRLALESNRDLRITALTIERTRAQYRIQRAELFPDLQAGAGYNRQRVPDTSGFGRVIHLEQYNVSLGTTAWEIDFFGRLRSLKKQALQTYLASEEAYRSARLALVSEVARAYLMLAADRERLQLAAETQASYQETLKLTQRRYDAGVASELDLRQAQTSVEAARVDRARYQSLVVEGENALRQLVGQEFSPDLLPEAPVTKLAAVTELPVGVPSEVLQQRPDILAAEHQLKAAYANIGAARAAFFPRIALTASAGFGSSELSTLFDDASRAWAFSPRLDLPIFTAGSLRARLQVSKVDREISLARYEGAIQGAFREVADALVRQETIVDQLQAQQALVEATEATYNLSELRYTRGVDSFLSVLDSQRSLYGARQGLVAVRLARLENLVTLYKVLGGGAF from the coding sequence ATGCATAGAATGGCGATCTGCCTGCTATTGACTGTTTTGCTGCTAAGCGGCTGCACGCTGGCGCCCCATTACAGCCGGCCGGAGGCTCCAGTCCCGGCTTCCTGGGCCGCCGACCCCGCCGCGGAGGCGGGGGACGCTCAGGCTGCCCCTGCGTATGAACTGTCGTGGCAGGACTTTTTCGTGGATGAAAACCTCAAGGAACTCATCAGGCTGGCTCTGGAAAGCAATCGCGACCTGCGGATAACAGCCTTAACAATTGAGCGGACCCGCGCCCAGTACCGCATCCAGCGTGCCGAACTCTTCCCAGACCTGCAGGCGGGCGCTGGCTACAACCGCCAGCGGGTCCCCGATACGTCGGGGTTTGGCCGCGTTATCCATCTGGAGCAGTACAATGTGTCCCTGGGAACGACGGCCTGGGAGATCGACTTTTTCGGACGACTGCGCAGCCTGAAAAAGCAGGCGCTTCAAACGTATCTGGCCAGCGAAGAAGCCTATCGCAGCGCCCGACTGGCCCTGGTCTCCGAGGTAGCGAGGGCGTACCTGATGCTGGCCGCCGACCGGGAACGGCTGCAATTGGCGGCAGAAACGCAGGCCAGCTACCAGGAAACCCTGAAGCTGACCCAGCGGCGCTATGATGCCGGGGTCGCCTCCGAGCTCGATCTGCGCCAGGCCCAGACCAGCGTCGAGGCGGCGCGGGTGGATAGGGCCCGCTACCAGAGCCTCGTGGTCGAGGGGGAAAACGCCCTGCGCCAGCTGGTGGGGCAGGAATTTTCGCCCGACCTGCTGCCCGAGGCGCCGGTGACCAAGCTGGCGGCCGTGACCGAGTTGCCCGTCGGCGTCCCTTCCGAGGTGCTCCAGCAGCGCCCGGATATCCTGGCCGCCGAACATCAGCTCAAAGCCGCGTATGCCAATATTGGTGCGGCCCGGGCCGCCTTCTTCCCGCGCATCGCACTGACGGCCTCGGCCGGCTTTGGCAGTTCGGAGCTCTCGACCCTCTTCGACGACGCCTCCCGAGCCTGGGCCTTCTCGCCCCGGCTGGATTTGCCCATCTTCACGGCGGGCAGCCTGCGGGCGCGCCTGCAGGTCTCCAAGGTCGACCGGGAGATCTCCCTGGCCCGCTACGAAGGGGCCATCCAGGGGGCTTTCCGTGAAGTGGCCGACGCCCTGGTCCGGCAGGAAACGATCGTCGATCAACTGCAGGCCCAGCAGGCCCTGGTCGAGGCGACCGAGGCCACGTACAACCTTTCCGAGCTGCGTTATACGCGGGGCGTGGACAGCTTTCTCAGCGTGCTCGACTCCCAGCGCTCCTTGTACGGCGCCCGCCAGGGCCTGGTAGCCGTTCGGCTGGCGCGCCTGGAGAACTTGGTAACCCTTTACAAAGTGTTGGGCGGAGGGGCGTTTTAA